A genomic region of Zea mays cultivar B73 chromosome 6, Zm-B73-REFERENCE-NAM-5.0, whole genome shotgun sequence contains the following coding sequences:
- the LOC103629648 gene encoding tubulin beta-7 chain-like, with protein MREILHIQGGQCGNQIGAKFWEVICDEHGIDHTGKYAGDSDLQLERINVYYNEASGGRFVPRAVLMDLEPGTMDSVRSGPFGQIFRPDNFVFGQSGAGNNWAKGHYTEGAELIDSVLDVVRKEAENCDCLQGFQVCHSLGGGTGSGMGTLLISKIREEYPDRMMLTFSVFPSPKVSDTVVEPYNATLSVHQLVENADECMVLDNEALYDICFRTLKLSTPTFGDLNHLISATMSGVTCCLRFPGQLNSDLRKLAVNLIPFPRLHFFMVGFAPLTSRGSQQYRALTVPELTQQMWDSKNMMCAADPRHGRYLTASAMFRGKMSTKEVDEQMLNVQNKNSSYFVEWIPNNVKSSVCDIPPIGLKMSSTFIGNSTSIQEMFRRVSEQFTAMFRRKAFLHWYTGEGMDEMEFTEAESNMNDLVAEYQQYQDATAEDEEYEEEEEEDPAA; from the exons ATGAGGGAGATCCTCCACATTCAGGGCGGACAGTGCGGTAACCAGATCGGTGCGAAGTTCTGGGAGGTGATCTGCGACGAGCACGGCATCGACCACACCGGCAAGTATGCCGGCGACTCCGACCTCCAGCTCGAGCGCATCAACGTCTACTACAACGAGGCCAGCGGCGGCCGCTTCGTCCCGCGCGCCGTCCTCATGGACCTTGAGCCCGGCACCATGGACTCCGTGCGCTCGGGGCCCTTCGGCCAGATCTTCCGCCCCGACAACTTCGTCTTCGGCCAGTCCGGCGCCGGCAACAACTGGGCCAAGGGCCACTACACCGAGGGCGCCGAGCTAATCGACTCCGTGCTGGACGTCGTGCGCAAGGAGGCCGAGAATTGCGACTGCCTCCAAG GGTTCCAGGTCTGCCACTCGCTGGGAGGAGGTACTGGTTCAGGAATGGGCACCCTGCTCATCTCTAAGATCAGGGAGGAGTACCCGGATCGGATGATGTTAACATTCTCTGTTTTCCCGTCGCCCAAGGTGTCTGATACTGTAGTGGAGCCCTACAACGCAACGCTCTCTGTTCACCAGCTCGTTGAGAACGCAGACGAGTGCATGGTGCTCGACAACGAGGCTCTCTATGACATCTGCTTCCGCACGCTCAAGCTTTCCACACCAACCT TTGGTGATCTCAACCACCTCATCTCTGCAACAATGAGTGGTGTTACATGCTGCCTTCGTTTCCCTGGTCAGCTGAATTCTGACCTTCGGAAACTTGCAGTGAACCTGATCCCCTTCCCGCGCCTGCACTTTTTTATGGTTGGATTCGCTCCACTGACCTCACGGGGCTCCCAGCAGTACCGTGCCCTCACTGTGCCAGAGCTGACCCAGCAGATGTGGGACTCCAAGAACATGATGTGTGCTGCTGACCCTCGCCACGGTCGCTACCTCACGGCATCTGCTATGTTCCGTGGGAAGATGAGCACCAAGGAAGTGGATGAGCAAATGCTGAACGTGCAGAACAAGAACTCTTCCTACTTTGTGGAGTGGATCCCTAACAATGTGAAGTCGAGTGTGTGCGACATCCCACCCATCGGCCTGAAGATGTCCTCCACATTCATCGGCAACTCGACCTCCATCCAGGAGATGTTCCGCCGCGTCAGCGAGCAGTTCACTGCCATGTTCAGGAGGAAGGCCTTCTTGCATTGGTACACGGGTGAGGGCATGGATGAGATGGAGTTCACTGAGGCAGAGAGTAACATGAATGACCTGGTGGCCGAGTACCAGCAGTACCAAGACGCCACAGCTGAGGATGAGGAGtacgaggaggaagaagaggaagatCCTGCTGCCTAA